Proteins encoded together in one Thalassotalea crassostreae window:
- a CDS encoding TonB-dependent receptor, with protein MKTVFTTRTLLNVSIMAVLYGTTSFAVKAEENSAEKVADGIEVIEVSGTRASLKRALNAKRFSDQVMDGISAEDIGKLPDNNVAEALSRVSGVSLNRADGEGEFVSIRGMAPGLNLVTLNGQTMSSSSNGSGNPGDFGGSRGFDLNAIGSEMVSALEVFKSPTASMIEGAIGGTVNLKTRRAIEVGDKLNIAVKGTYDDTADEYGSGASAFLGTVNSSETFGVLASLNYFDRTTQRNSWESRGWTQKPLSTYVDGLDPNADEDVWLIEDIRSNFRNDDRERLSGNVSFQWLPAENIDVNLGGFFSNQERTFMSTNWDVDIGKSNPKFAADSVVVDNGNLVSGQFTSKAKFEESGFERLYDDKSSAINLTVDIEQGNWMFTPAAGFSSSESQLDWLWGIFRSNLTQGAVGFELPNGSYSPVVNYDQNEPNILPENMAMNQVQFRHMLVEEDKNFAQFDVDYDLEHDFFSSIELGVRVSSAERSLDYQNTKYKAKPAPSYSDYHIPVSVDGMLSEAPVSSWDRPDFDKLEADFSQYDTKTVDPSKEWSIEEDILAFYVQANFNGELFGKAVTGNIGVRQVETNNDIMGYQLPESGEVLARKVSNDYNDTLPSANFNITMSEDVIVRLAAAKVMSRPDYAKLSPTLKEDVNSPGDFNGGNPELEPYRANTFDVSAEWYFNPEGLLSLGLFYKDVESFVTTATEDGLIDPDVNDGQPYSLKQPINGEGATVEGFEFSYQQAFNNGFGVVLNYTYNDSDSTDINPDTGETLPLLGLSEDTYNIIAYYDKAGINFRLAYNYRSAYYDKFAATSEAHFIDDFGQLDFGASYVILDNLTVSFNATNITDEVSEEYVGNSSRGYAVRQNGSRYELGMAYKF; from the coding sequence ATGAAAACTGTTTTTACAACAAGAACATTGTTAAATGTAAGTATTATGGCTGTTTTATACGGCACCACTTCTTTTGCTGTTAAAGCTGAAGAGAACAGTGCTGAAAAGGTAGCTGACGGTATCGAAGTTATTGAAGTGTCAGGTACAAGAGCAAGCTTGAAACGCGCTTTGAATGCAAAACGTTTTTCTGATCAAGTTATGGATGGCATATCAGCTGAAGATATCGGTAAACTGCCGGACAACAATGTAGCAGAAGCTTTATCACGCGTAAGTGGCGTTTCATTAAATAGAGCCGATGGAGAAGGAGAATTCGTAAGTATACGTGGCATGGCGCCAGGGTTAAACTTAGTAACTTTAAATGGACAGACTATGTCTTCTTCAAGTAATGGTAGCGGTAATCCCGGAGATTTTGGTGGCAGTAGAGGTTTTGACTTAAATGCGATTGGATCTGAAATGGTCAGTGCATTAGAGGTATTTAAAAGTCCAACAGCGAGCATGATTGAAGGTGCAATTGGTGGCACAGTTAACCTTAAAACTCGTCGAGCTATTGAGGTAGGTGATAAGCTTAATATTGCAGTTAAAGGTACTTATGATGATACTGCCGATGAATATGGTTCTGGCGCTAGTGCTTTTTTAGGAACAGTTAATAGCAGTGAAACATTTGGAGTTTTAGCTTCTTTAAACTATTTTGATCGTACAACACAGCGTAATAGCTGGGAAAGTCGCGGTTGGACTCAAAAGCCTCTTTCTACTTATGTTGACGGCCTTGATCCTAATGCTGATGAAGATGTTTGGTTAATTGAAGATATTCGTTCAAATTTTCGTAATGATGATCGTGAGCGATTAAGTGGTAATGTAAGTTTTCAATGGCTGCCAGCAGAAAATATTGACGTTAATTTAGGTGGCTTCTTTTCTAATCAAGAAAGGACATTCATGTCAACTAACTGGGATGTAGATATAGGTAAGTCGAATCCTAAGTTTGCCGCAGACTCAGTGGTTGTTGATAATGGAAATTTAGTTTCTGGCCAGTTCACCTCTAAAGCAAAATTTGAAGAAAGTGGTTTTGAGCGTTTATATGATGATAAATCATCAGCAATAAATTTAACCGTGGATATTGAGCAAGGTAACTGGATGTTCACACCTGCCGCTGGATTTAGCTCGTCAGAAAGTCAACTCGATTGGTTATGGGGAATTTTTCGCTCTAACTTAACTCAAGGAGCAGTTGGATTCGAACTTCCTAATGGTAGTTATAGTCCTGTAGTAAACTATGATCAAAATGAGCCTAATATATTGCCCGAAAATATGGCTATGAACCAGGTTCAGTTCCGTCATATGCTAGTTGAAGAAGATAAAAACTTTGCTCAATTTGATGTGGATTATGACCTAGAACATGACTTCTTTAGCAGTATTGAGTTAGGTGTTCGTGTCAGTAGTGCTGAGCGTTCGCTTGATTATCAAAATACAAAATATAAAGCTAAGCCTGCGCCAAGTTATAGCGATTACCACATTCCAGTGAGTGTTGACGGAATGTTAAGCGAAGCGCCGGTAAGTTCTTGGGATAGACCTGACTTTGATAAACTTGAAGCTGATTTTAGCCAGTATGACACAAAAACTGTAGATCCATCAAAAGAATGGTCAATAGAAGAAGATATCCTTGCATTCTATGTTCAAGCTAACTTTAACGGAGAGCTTTTTGGTAAAGCCGTAACGGGTAATATTGGTGTGCGCCAAGTAGAAACTAACAATGATATAATGGGGTATCAATTACCTGAATCAGGAGAGGTGTTAGCTCGTAAAGTATCTAATGATTACAACGATACCCTACCAAGCGCTAACTTCAATATCACGATGTCGGAAGACGTTATAGTCCGTCTTGCCGCAGCCAAAGTAATGTCTAGACCTGACTATGCAAAACTTTCACCGACTCTCAAAGAAGACGTTAACTCTCCAGGTGATTTTAATGGAGGAAATCCTGAGCTAGAACCATATCGAGCAAATACTTTTGATGTAAGTGCTGAGTGGTACTTTAATCCTGAAGGACTATTGTCACTGGGCTTATTTTATAAAGATGTTGAGTCATTTGTTACTACGGCGACAGAGGATGGATTAATAGATCCTGACGTAAATGATGGCCAGCCATACTCGTTAAAGCAACCAATTAATGGTGAAGGTGCGACCGTAGAAGGCTTTGAATTTAGCTACCAACAGGCATTTAATAACGGCTTTGGTGTTGTATTGAACTACACATATAACGATAGTGACTCTACAGATATTAACCCAGACACTGGTGAAACATTACCTTTACTTGGTTTATCGGAAGATACCTATAATATCATTGCCTATTATGACAAGGCAGGTATAAATTTCCGCTTAGCATATAACTATCGTAGCGCATATTATGATAAGTTTGCTGCAACGAGTGAAGCTCACTTTATTGATGACTTTGGTCAACTAGACTTTGGTGCTAGCTATGTTATTTTAGATAACCTAACAGTATCATTTAATGCGACTAATATAACGGATGAAGTATCAGAAGAGTATGTAGGTAATTCTTCTCGTGGTTATGCCGTTAGACAAAATGGCAGTCGTTATGAACTAGGAATGGCGTATAAGTTTTAA
- a CDS encoding sulfatase, producing MNKYKILTPCLVFALLLVNNIAISAEESEVSRPNIVMIVADDHGLDAIGAYGNKVIKTPNLDALAANGVRFNKAFATVSSCSSSRSVMLTGLQNHANGMYGLQHEKHHFSSLDTVKSLPVLLSNGGYKTARIGKYHLAPEHVYRFDTVLSKGAANDMASIARSPVEMANISKSFIKDTQQPFFLFYASDDPHRAYPFETFPEPNGFGNRKQGYPGITEVLYTPEEVIVPPYLPDTLAARKEIAQYYQSVSRLDQGVGRLIEVLKETGKYDNTIILYLSDNGIAFPGAKTNLYDPGIQLPLIVKAPKNNKIGKSLNEMISWTDLTPTLLDYAGLLTSTDKYHGKSFRPLIEKSAIDSSEWNEVYASHTFHEVMMYYPIRMVRTQQYKLLWNIAYKLDYPSTHDLQESLIWQETMRSNQTQYGPRSLDDFFHRAEFELYDVVNDPLELTNLANEEEHQQILERLINKIKSFQKNTDDPWVRKWRYK from the coding sequence ATGAATAAATATAAAATTTTAACACCGTGTTTGGTGTTTGCCCTTTTACTGGTAAACAATATAGCGATTTCAGCAGAAGAGTCAGAAGTATCACGTCCTAATATTGTGATGATTGTTGCAGACGATCATGGTTTAGATGCCATTGGCGCTTACGGAAATAAAGTTATAAAAACTCCCAACTTAGATGCTTTAGCTGCCAATGGAGTTCGCTTTAATAAAGCATTCGCTACGGTTTCTAGTTGTAGTTCAAGTCGCTCAGTAATGTTAACTGGCTTGCAAAATCATGCAAATGGTATGTATGGTCTGCAACATGAAAAACATCACTTTAGTTCTCTTGATACTGTAAAGTCATTGCCTGTATTACTAAGTAATGGTGGCTATAAAACAGCGCGTATCGGTAAGTACCATTTAGCTCCGGAGCACGTTTATAGATTTGATACTGTGTTATCAAAAGGGGCTGCAAATGATATGGCTTCAATTGCACGAAGCCCAGTTGAAATGGCGAACATAAGTAAGAGTTTTATAAAAGACACTCAACAGCCATTTTTTTTATTTTATGCTAGTGACGATCCTCATAGGGCTTATCCATTTGAAACATTTCCTGAACCAAATGGTTTCGGTAATAGAAAGCAGGGGTACCCTGGTATCACCGAAGTGTTGTATACACCTGAAGAGGTTATAGTTCCTCCTTATTTACCTGACACTTTGGCTGCAAGAAAAGAAATTGCACAGTATTATCAGTCGGTATCTCGCTTAGATCAAGGCGTTGGCAGGTTGATTGAAGTACTTAAGGAAACAGGTAAGTATGACAATACAATTATTTTATATTTATCTGATAATGGAATTGCCTTTCCTGGGGCAAAAACAAACTTGTATGATCCCGGTATTCAATTACCACTTATAGTTAAAGCTCCAAAAAATAATAAAATAGGTAAGTCGCTTAATGAAATGATTTCTTGGACCGATTTAACCCCTACTTTATTAGACTATGCTGGCCTATTAACAAGTACAGATAAATATCATGGCAAATCTTTTAGGCCTTTAATAGAAAAATCAGCAATAGATAGCAGTGAATGGAATGAAGTTTATGCTTCTCATACCTTTCATGAAGTTATGATGTACTACCCAATAAGAATGGTGCGTACACAACAATATAAACTGTTATGGAATATTGCATATAAGCTAGATTACCCATCAACGCATGATTTACAAGAGTCTTTAATTTGGCAAGAAACCATGCGTAGCAATCAAACACAATATGGGCCGCGTAGTCTAGATGACTTCTTTCATCGTGCTGAATTTGAACTTTATGATGTGGTGAATGACCCACTAGAATTGACCAATCTAGCTAATGAAGAAGAACATCAACAAATTCTAGAGCGGTTAATTAATAAAATTAAATCTTTTCAAAAAAATACCGATGACCCATGGGTAAGAAAGTGGCGTTATAAATAA
- a CDS encoding glycoside hydrolase family 3 N-terminal domain-containing protein — MYYKLKTFSVGLILLAFQANANTDVDKRIQKLLNSMTIEEKVGQMTQLDVRQVTNTSPEGFAVLDKEKLSTIIHKYKTGSILNAAGKPMSISQWHTLISGIQDEALTTSNKIPVLYGIDAIHGVTYTTGSTLFPHNIGIAASMNNQLGEDIARATAMETRASGIRWNFDPVLDLARQPLWSRFEETFGEDPYVTQEMGVGMIKAYEEGGLDKPTAVASTMKHFVGYSAPTNGKDRTPAIISDKDLWEYYLPQFEAAIEAGSSTIMINSASINGVPVHASKHLLDTVLRKKLGFEGLVLTDWEDIIRLHTRHKVAKTPREAVKIAINAGIDMSMVPNEMSFFEHLTDLVKSGEISEQRIDKSVAIILRLKFRLGLFENPYPEKEAIKNFAKPEFKQLALEAARDSMTLLKNESLVKNGAATLPLSIDSKVLVAGPGAHNLGPLHGSWSYSWQGSNEERYPESTKTLIEAFADRVGADNLSTFAFEGYNNLANYDVDGLAKAAQSVDYIILALGERSYAESPGALDDLTLDKNQIKLAQAAILTGKPVILVLIEGRPRIIREIEPGMKAILNAYRPGSEGAQAIVETLYGDNNPAGVLPFSYPQFTGDYSPYDRNFLTDVQQLQVTGESYNGYKPQWPFGHGLSYSTFEYSDLTLSDDNVAIDDDLLVSVNIKNTSKVAGEHVVQLYVSDLYASESPAVKRLKRYQRISLKPGESKKVSFTLDTDDLRFVNSSLERVVEAGDFEVMLGTLKKKFTFVD; from the coding sequence ATGTATTATAAACTGAAAACATTCAGTGTTGGCCTTATTTTGCTTGCATTTCAAGCTAATGCCAATACAGACGTTGACAAAAGAATTCAAAAATTACTTAACTCTATGACAATAGAAGAAAAAGTAGGGCAAATGACTCAGTTAGATGTGCGTCAGGTAACCAACACTAGCCCTGAAGGCTTTGCAGTTTTAGATAAAGAAAAGCTATCTACTATCATTCACAAGTATAAAACAGGCTCTATTTTAAATGCGGCGGGTAAGCCCATGTCGATTTCACAGTGGCATACGCTGATTAGTGGCATTCAAGATGAAGCTTTAACAACATCTAATAAAATACCTGTGCTTTACGGTATCGATGCTATTCATGGTGTTACATATACCACAGGTTCAACTTTATTCCCTCACAATATTGGTATTGCCGCCAGTATGAATAATCAGTTAGGAGAAGACATTGCTCGTGCAACTGCAATGGAAACTCGCGCATCTGGTATTCGCTGGAACTTTGATCCGGTATTAGATTTGGCTCGCCAACCTTTGTGGTCTCGATTTGAAGAAACCTTTGGCGAAGATCCTTATGTTACCCAAGAAATGGGAGTAGGGATGATTAAAGCATATGAAGAAGGCGGCTTAGATAAACCTACCGCTGTTGCATCTACAATGAAACATTTTGTTGGTTACTCTGCTCCGACAAATGGTAAAGACCGTACACCAGCCATTATTTCAGATAAAGACTTGTGGGAATATTATTTACCACAATTTGAAGCGGCGATAGAAGCTGGCTCTTCAACTATTATGATTAACTCAGCATCTATTAACGGTGTGCCAGTGCATGCAAGTAAGCACCTTTTAGATACCGTACTAAGGAAAAAGCTAGGATTTGAAGGCTTAGTCTTAACTGACTGGGAGGATATTATCCGTTTACATACTCGCCATAAAGTCGCTAAAACTCCTCGCGAGGCAGTAAAAATTGCGATTAATGCTGGTATTGATATGAGTATGGTACCGAATGAAATGTCATTTTTTGAGCATTTAACTGATTTAGTTAAATCGGGTGAAATTTCTGAGCAACGAATAGATAAATCAGTTGCCATTATATTACGACTGAAGTTCCGTCTAGGTTTATTTGAAAATCCTTACCCTGAAAAAGAAGCAATTAAAAATTTTGCAAAGCCAGAATTTAAGCAATTAGCATTAGAGGCCGCTCGAGACAGTATGACACTGTTGAAAAATGAAAGCTTGGTAAAAAATGGAGCAGCTACTTTGCCATTAAGTATCGATAGCAAAGTACTTGTTGCAGGTCCAGGTGCTCATAATTTAGGACCTTTACACGGTTCTTGGTCATATTCATGGCAAGGCAGTAATGAAGAGCGCTATCCAGAAAGCACTAAAACGTTAATTGAAGCATTTGCTGATCGAGTAGGCGCAGATAACCTTTCCACTTTTGCTTTTGAAGGGTACAACAACTTAGCAAATTATGATGTCGATGGGCTCGCTAAAGCGGCTCAGTCTGTAGATTATATTATTCTTGCTTTAGGTGAACGTTCATATGCTGAATCTCCAGGTGCTCTAGATGATTTAACATTAGATAAAAATCAAATAAAACTAGCACAAGCCGCTATATTAACCGGTAAGCCTGTTATTTTGGTTCTGATTGAAGGTCGACCTCGTATTATTCGAGAAATAGAACCTGGCATGAAAGCGATATTAAATGCTTACCGACCTGGTAGCGAGGGTGCTCAAGCAATTGTTGAGACGCTTTATGGTGATAATAACCCTGCAGGCGTTTTACCTTTCTCTTATCCCCAGTTTACAGGAGATTATAGTCCATATGACCGTAACTTCTTAACGGATGTGCAGCAGCTTCAAGTCACTGGTGAAAGCTATAACGGCTATAAACCTCAATGGCCGTTTGGTCATGGTTTGAGTTATAGCACCTTTGAATATTCTGATTTAACACTAAGCGATGATAATGTGGCTATTGACGATGATCTGTTAGTTTCTGTCAATATTAAAAATACCAGTAAAGTTGCTGGCGAACATGTTGTGCAATTATATGTTAGTGACTTATATGCAAGTGAAAGCCCTGCCGTAAAACGCTTAAAGCGTTACCAGCGAATTTCATTAAAGCCAGGAGAGTCGAAAAAAGTCTCTTTTACATTAGACACTGATGATTTACGTTTTGTAAATAGCTCATTAGAAAGAGTTGTTGAAGCCGGTGATTTTGAAGTGATGTTAGGTACATTAAAGAAAAAGTTTACTTTCGTTGATTAA
- a CDS encoding LacI family DNA-binding transcriptional regulator: protein MEKVNIKSVAIKSGVSIATVSRVLNNKANVKEEIKQRVLNTIEETGYQRNFQASGLRANQSFSFTLLYSDPSPSYVTQLQKGALAECERQHYSLTIYPCDHRQDDFLKKIHRLVCHTKSDGLIIAPPICDNQDVINLLDEKKIPYARISPFQVQSDLPSVLCDDFSAAYKMASYLISLGHERIAFIRGTEGHSASLNRLNGYLKALKENGIPANDDYIEQGAFSFESGEQCTRRLLRKKNRPTAIFACNDEMAAGVMKVARQMNIEIPVDLSVAGFDDDPIARHMWPALTTIKQPISALASEAVRMLINHNTELSEKSSQSDFDCELVIRESTSTCRR from the coding sequence ATGGAAAAAGTAAATATTAAAAGTGTTGCGATTAAGTCTGGAGTATCAATCGCGACAGTTTCACGCGTATTAAACAATAAAGCTAATGTAAAGGAGGAAATAAAACAAAGAGTTTTAAATACAATTGAAGAAACAGGATATCAACGCAATTTTCAGGCAAGTGGTTTGCGAGCAAACCAATCTTTTAGTTTTACATTATTATATTCTGATCCAAGCCCTAGTTACGTTACTCAATTACAAAAAGGAGCTTTAGCTGAGTGCGAACGACAACATTATAGTTTGACCATATATCCTTGCGATCATCGACAAGATGATTTTTTAAAGAAGATTCACAGGTTAGTCTGCCATACAAAAAGCGATGGGCTGATCATTGCCCCACCTATTTGTGATAACCAAGACGTTATCAATTTGCTTGATGAAAAAAAAATACCTTACGCAAGAATTTCTCCATTTCAAGTCCAATCTGACCTGCCAAGTGTTTTGTGTGATGATTTTTCGGCCGCTTATAAAATGGCTAGTTACTTGATCTCTCTTGGCCATGAACGAATCGCTTTTATAAGAGGTACTGAAGGGCATAGTGCAAGCTTGAATCGTTTGAATGGATATCTAAAAGCGTTGAAGGAAAATGGTATTCCTGCAAACGATGATTATATCGAGCAGGGCGCTTTTTCTTTTGAGTCAGGAGAGCAATGTACACGTCGATTATTGCGTAAAAAAAATCGGCCTACTGCGATATTTGCTTGTAATGATGAAATGGCAGCAGGGGTAATGAAAGTTGCTCGTCAAATGAACATAGAAATACCCGTTGATTTGTCTGTTGCAGGTTTTGATGACGATCCCATTGCTCGCCATATGTGGCCAGCGTTAACCACAATTAAACAGCCTATCTCAGCTCTAGCTTCGGAAGCTGTCCGGATGTTAATTAATCATAACACTGAACTATCAGAGAAGAGTTCACAGTCAGATTTTGACTGTGAGTTAGTAATAAGAGAGTCGACATCAACTTGTCGAAGATAA